In Polaribacter sp. L3A8, a genomic segment contains:
- the gmd gene encoding GDP-mannose 4,6-dehydratase: MKVALITGITGQDGSYLAELLLEKGYIVHGIKRRSSLFNTNRIDHLYQDPHDPDQRLKLHYGDLTDAMNLTRIIQECQPDEIYNLGAMSHVAVSFDTPEYVGNVDGLGTLRILEAVRILGLEKKTRIYQASTSELYGGMPENKNERGFYDESSPFYPRSPYGVAKIYGFWITKNYREAYNMFACNGILFNHESPRRGETFVTRKITRAVAKIALGLQEKVFLGNLEAKRDWGHAKDYVRMMWMILQADKAEDWVIATGVTTTVREFVRLAFSEVGIEVEFKGEGVDEKAYVVACSHKDFQVEIGKEVLSVDPSYFRPTEVDLLIGDPSKAKNELGWVPEHDLASLVKDMMLGDVSLMKKDVVLLKAGHEILKQAE; encoded by the coding sequence ATGAAAGTAGCATTAATTACAGGAATTACAGGACAGGATGGGTCTTATTTAGCAGAGTTATTATTAGAAAAAGGATATATCGTACATGGTATTAAAAGAAGATCGTCTTTGTTTAACACCAATAGAATTGATCATTTATACCAAGATCCACATGATCCAGATCAAAGATTAAAATTGCATTATGGAGATTTAACAGATGCGATGAACTTGACGCGTATTATTCAAGAGTGTCAACCAGATGAAATTTACAATTTAGGCGCAATGTCTCACGTAGCTGTTTCTTTTGATACTCCAGAATATGTGGGTAATGTTGATGGATTAGGAACTTTAAGAATCTTAGAAGCTGTAAGGATTTTAGGATTAGAAAAGAAAACAAGAATTTATCAAGCTTCTACTTCAGAATTATATGGAGGTATGCCAGAAAATAAAAATGAAAGAGGTTTCTATGATGAATCTTCTCCATTTTACCCTCGTTCTCCTTATGGGGTAGCAAAAATTTACGGTTTTTGGATTACAAAAAATTATCGTGAAGCATATAATATGTTTGCTTGTAATGGTATTTTATTTAACCATGAATCTCCAAGAAGAGGGGAGACTTTTGTAACAAGAAAAATCACACGTGCAGTAGCTAAAATTGCACTAGGATTGCAAGAAAAAGTGTTTTTAGGTAATTTAGAAGCAAAACGTGATTGGGGACATGCAAAAGATTATGTTCGTATGATGTGGATGATTTTACAAGCAGATAAGGCAGAAGATTGGGTAATTGCAACCGGAGTAACTACTACTGTTAGAGAATTTGTACGTTTAGCTTTTAGTGAAGTTGGTATAGAGGTAGAGTTTAAAGGAGAAGGGGTAGATGAAAAAGCGTATGTAGTAGCATGTAGCCACAAAGACTTTCAAGTAGAAATTGGTAAAGAAGTTTTATCTGTAGATCCTTCTTACTTCCGTCCAACTGAAGTAGATTTGTTAATCGGAGATCCTTCTAAGGCAAAGAATGAATTAGGTTGGGTACCAGAACACGATTTAGCTTCTTTAGTAAAGGATATGATGCTAGGTGATGTTTCGTTAATGAAAAAAGATGTTGTTTTGCTAAAAGCGGGCCATGAGATATTAAAGCAAGCTGAGTAA
- a CDS encoding GDP-L-fucose synthase family protein, with amino-acid sequence MNKDTKIYIAGHNGMVGSAVWRTLEKKGYTNLIGKSSKVLDLKNQEAVLDFYQKEKPTVVIDAAAKVGGILANNDFPYQFLMENMQIQNNLIDSALIAGVEKFIFLGSSCIYPKFAPQPLKEEYLLTDSLEPTNEWYALAKITGVKACQAIRNQFQKDYVSLMPTNLYGTHDNFDLKSSHVLPAMIRKFHEAKENNDADVVLWGSGTPMREFLFVDDMAEAVVYALENELPEYLYNIGTGEDLTIKELAETIQQVVGHEGKLVWDSSKPDGTPRKLMDISKMHNLGWKHKVDLKQGIEKTYTWFLENIENFKEVKL; translated from the coding sequence ATGAATAAGGACACTAAAATATACATAGCAGGACATAACGGTATGGTTGGTTCCGCAGTATGGAGAACTTTAGAAAAAAAAGGATATACAAACTTAATAGGGAAATCTAGTAAAGTATTAGACTTAAAGAATCAGGAAGCTGTTCTTGATTTTTATCAAAAAGAAAAACCAACAGTTGTTATAGATGCTGCTGCAAAAGTTGGTGGTATTTTAGCAAATAATGATTTTCCATATCAGTTTTTGATGGAAAATATGCAGATTCAAAATAATTTAATTGATAGTGCATTAATAGCAGGGGTTGAAAAATTTATATTTTTAGGAAGTTCTTGTATTTATCCAAAGTTTGCTCCGCAGCCTTTAAAAGAAGAGTACTTATTAACAGACTCTTTAGAACCGACAAATGAATGGTATGCGCTAGCAAAAATAACAGGGGTAAAAGCATGTCAGGCTATTAGAAATCAGTTTCAAAAAGACTATGTAAGCTTAATGCCCACAAATTTGTATGGTACACATGATAATTTTGATTTAAAATCATCTCATGTTTTGCCTGCAATGATTCGTAAGTTTCATGAAGCTAAAGAGAATAATGATGCTGATGTAGTTTTATGGGGAAGTGGAACGCCTATGCGTGAATTTCTTTTTGTAGATGATATGGCCGAGGCTGTTGTGTATGCTTTAGAAAATGAATTGCCAGAATACCTATACAATATAGGAACTGGAGAAGATTTAACGATTAAAGAATTAGCAGAAACCATTCAACAAGTTGTTGGGCATGAAGGAAAATTAGTTTGGGATAGCTCTAAACCAGATGGAACACCAAGAAAGTTAATGGATATTTCTAAAATGCACAACTTAGGTTGGAAGCATAAAGTTGATTTAAAACAAGGGATCGAGAAAACATATACTTGGTTTTTAGAAAATATAGAAAATTTTAAAGAAGTTAAATTGTAA